Proteins encoded in a region of the Magallana gigas chromosome 8, xbMagGiga1.1, whole genome shotgun sequence genome:
- the LOC105318944 gene encoding homeobox protein EMX1 isoform X2, giving the protein MVVHATDMVEHGLRKSSGFTIDSLIGKDSEKSDSSPSGRNYEEYVRVSSEQTDRESPRPRTQNGSELLERSKRDTVVNESPGTRQVPDFSAARRERELFLASHQHSASESLKHLHEVLSQTAGATGTYYAPRVCRHPLSPYSLHSVYPGQLPASAPLHPLMLTPSTSRDIRHLHPWISERYSGYYYPRFPAAPGFLFQPYRKPKRIRTAFSPSQLLQLEKAFEKSHYVVGQERKDLASELQLTETQVKVWFQNRRTKHKRIKSEDGDDPNSPDKGSSKDMDSDNEEKDDSDISDIDDIGDDGMGHLHGNQVHHPPPPLY; this is encoded by the exons ATGGTGGTTCATGCTACAGACATGGTAGAGCACGGTTTGCGAAAGTCCTCGGGCTTTACGATTGATTCTTTAATAGGAAAAGACTCCGAAAAATCAGACAGTTCGCCAAGTGGCCGAAACTATGAGGAATATGTGCGTGTAAGTTCAGAGCAGACCGACCGGGAAAGTCCGCGACCTCGAACACAGAACGGTTCCGAACTTTTGGAACGTTCCAAAAGGGACACAGTGGTCAACGAATCTCCGGGAACGAGACAGGTTCCCGACTTTTCCGCAGCTCGGAGAGAAAGAGAATTATTCCTCGCTTCACATCAACATAGTGCCTCTgaatcattaaaacatttacacgAGGTCCTGTCTCAGACGGCGGGGGCCACGGGGACTTACTACGCCCCCCGAGTGTGCCGCCACCCCCTGTCACCCTATAGTCTCCACTCTGTGTACCCTGGTCAGCTACCAGCCTCAGCCCCCCTCCATCCCTTGATGTTAACCCCCTCAACCTCCCGAGACATCCGTCATCTTCATCCCTGGATATCGGAACGCTACTCTGGATACTACTACCCACGGTTCCCGGCAG CTCCCGGGTTTCTTTTCCAACCTTACAGAAAACCCAAGCGAATACGCACCGCATTTTCCCCCTCACAGCTTCTTCAACTGGAGAAGGCGTTCGAAAAAAGTCACTACGTGGTCGGTCAGGAGAGAAAAGATCTAGCTTCTGAACTCCAACTCACGGAAACACAG GTAAAGGTATGGTTCCAAAACAGACGCACAAAACACAAGAGGATAAAATCGGAAGACGGCGATGATCCCAATAGTCCGGACAAAGGCTCTTCTAAAGACATGGACAGCGACAACGAAGAGAAGGACGACAGTGATATTAGTGACATTGATGACATAGGCGATGACGGCATGGGTCATCTCCATGGCAACCAAGTTCATCATCCTCCCCCGCCTCTTTATTGA
- the LOC105318944 gene encoding homeobox protein EMX1 isoform X1: MVVHATDMVEHGLRKSSGFTIDSLIGKDSEKSDSSPSGRNYEEYVRVSSEQTDRESPRPRTQNGSELLERSKRDTVVNESPGTRQVPDFSAARRERELFLASHQHSASESLKHLHEVLSQTAGATGTYYAPRVCRHPLSPYSLHSVYPGQLPASAPLHPLMLTPSTSRDIRHLHPWISERYSGYYYPRFPAAAPGFLFQPYRKPKRIRTAFSPSQLLQLEKAFEKSHYVVGQERKDLASELQLTETQVKVWFQNRRTKHKRIKSEDGDDPNSPDKGSSKDMDSDNEEKDDSDISDIDDIGDDGMGHLHGNQVHHPPPPLY; encoded by the exons ATGGTGGTTCATGCTACAGACATGGTAGAGCACGGTTTGCGAAAGTCCTCGGGCTTTACGATTGATTCTTTAATAGGAAAAGACTCCGAAAAATCAGACAGTTCGCCAAGTGGCCGAAACTATGAGGAATATGTGCGTGTAAGTTCAGAGCAGACCGACCGGGAAAGTCCGCGACCTCGAACACAGAACGGTTCCGAACTTTTGGAACGTTCCAAAAGGGACACAGTGGTCAACGAATCTCCGGGAACGAGACAGGTTCCCGACTTTTCCGCAGCTCGGAGAGAAAGAGAATTATTCCTCGCTTCACATCAACATAGTGCCTCTgaatcattaaaacatttacacgAGGTCCTGTCTCAGACGGCGGGGGCCACGGGGACTTACTACGCCCCCCGAGTGTGCCGCCACCCCCTGTCACCCTATAGTCTCCACTCTGTGTACCCTGGTCAGCTACCAGCCTCAGCCCCCCTCCATCCCTTGATGTTAACCCCCTCAACCTCCCGAGACATCCGTCATCTTCATCCCTGGATATCGGAACGCTACTCTGGATACTACTACCCACGGTTCCCGGCAG CAGCTCCCGGGTTTCTTTTCCAACCTTACAGAAAACCCAAGCGAATACGCACCGCATTTTCCCCCTCACAGCTTCTTCAACTGGAGAAGGCGTTCGAAAAAAGTCACTACGTGGTCGGTCAGGAGAGAAAAGATCTAGCTTCTGAACTCCAACTCACGGAAACACAG GTAAAGGTATGGTTCCAAAACAGACGCACAAAACACAAGAGGATAAAATCGGAAGACGGCGATGATCCCAATAGTCCGGACAAAGGCTCTTCTAAAGACATGGACAGCGACAACGAAGAGAAGGACGACAGTGATATTAGTGACATTGATGACATAGGCGATGACGGCATGGGTCATCTCCATGGCAACCAAGTTCATCATCCTCCCCCGCCTCTTTATTGA